A window of the Deinococcus gobiensis I-0 genome harbors these coding sequences:
- a CDS encoding TrmB family transcriptional regulator has protein sequence MSAVIHLQALGLTEYEARAYTALLALGRAVPARVARQAGIPRPKIYETLERLEGRGLAAKMGQNPLEYAPLSAREYLARSRRSFDDRLSALDRDLSRLTPDPAPEAVYHLYGDAAMRSLAEDLILNARQSVYMAGDPELADRLEHLTPRGVKLLRADLRGLPEIAALGQVAFLLARDGEAALIAHFIGAGQPGEPHGVHTHNPVIIHLIEGYIELAVNRNAAPAPAAGG, from the coding sequence ATGAGTGCCGTGATCCACCTTCAGGCGCTGGGCCTGACCGAGTACGAGGCGCGCGCCTACACTGCCCTGCTGGCGCTCGGCCGGGCCGTACCCGCACGGGTGGCGCGGCAGGCGGGTATTCCCCGGCCCAAAATCTACGAGACCCTCGAACGCCTGGAGGGCCGGGGGCTGGCTGCCAAGATGGGCCAGAACCCCCTGGAATACGCGCCCTTGTCGGCGCGGGAGTATCTGGCCCGCTCGCGGCGGTCCTTCGACGACCGGCTCTCGGCGCTTGATCGCGACCTCTCACGCCTCACGCCCGACCCCGCACCCGAGGCCGTATACCACCTGTACGGCGACGCGGCGATGCGCAGCCTGGCCGAGGACCTGATTCTGAATGCCCGCCAGAGCGTGTATATGGCGGGCGACCCCGAACTGGCCGACCGGCTCGAACACCTCACGCCGCGTGGGGTCAAGCTCCTGCGTGCCGACCTGCGCGGTCTGCCCGAAATCGCCGCGCTGGGTCAGGTCGCTTTTTTGCTGGCGCGCGACGGCGAGGCGGCCCTCATCGCCCACTTCATCGGGGCAGGCCAGCCGGGCGAGCCGCACGGTGTTCATACGCACAACCCGGTGATCATCCACCTGATCGAGGGGTACATCGAGCTGGCCGTGAACCGCAACGCCGCGCCCGCCCCGGCCGCCGGCGGCTGA
- the ptsP gene encoding phosphoenolpyruvate--protein phosphotransferase: protein MIQLPQQLVKIGAQARTKDEAIAQVAGLLADNGNVDPGYVEGMRARETQANTYLGNGIAIPHGTPESRHLIRQTGIAVVQLPGGVQWGEEDEPVHLVIGIAAASDEHLQILRRLTRVLGDEDLVEKLWVTTDPADIQEALTGERPATGTPLGEGTQPQQAQQLQVAPAAAAVRAETTPDGLPYSAQVTLPNPQGMHARPATMLAGIVKKSGARVRLSKGEGKSADATKLMEMLSLGLTQGTLVTVSSDNEATLKAVTDAMRAGLGDDLSAPSAAAQAKPQRREPDWVPAQVGATVEGVPAADGLVVGYTRQHAPRALEVRDTPGGDPVTEAERLDTALSAAHTELLNLIDDVQARFGADKAAIFRAHQELLADEGTVQDAVARILDGHGAAWAYQQATGERVAQLQKLDDPTLAARAVDLSDVQRRVLRHLLGLGEDRVETGGPVILLAPDLTPSDTARLGPDSLLGFVTAQGGPTSHTAIIARGLGLPAVVAAGAGLLDIPDGTHAILDGAAGRLYLNPSAADVTGAQERQGVLAREREAARAARHEPGATSDGKRVEIAANINRAADAAGALDAGAEGVGLMRTEFLFLERDSVPTEDEQEQEYRAMAAALGERPLIIRTLDIGGDKEVPYLGLAREDNSFLGIRGIRLCFERPDLFLPQLRAVARVAKDHPNVHLMFPMIATLEDFRRAQAMFDEVRRELDVPRIPLGVMIEVPSAALIADELAQEVDFFSVGTNDLTQYTLAMDRLHPQLARQTDAMHPAVLKLIKLTVDAAERHGKWVGVCGGAAGDEVGALMLAGLGVKELSVSTPQVATVKAALRRRSAEELRRLAAEALAQPNAEAVRALVRG from the coding sequence ATGATTCAGCTCCCACAGCAACTGGTAAAAATCGGTGCCCAGGCGCGCACCAAGGATGAGGCCATCGCGCAGGTCGCGGGCCTGCTGGCCGACAACGGCAACGTGGACCCCGGCTACGTCGAGGGCATGCGCGCGCGCGAGACCCAGGCGAACACCTATCTGGGCAACGGCATCGCCATCCCGCACGGCACGCCCGAGTCGCGCCACCTGATCCGGCAGACCGGCATCGCGGTCGTGCAACTTCCCGGCGGCGTGCAGTGGGGCGAGGAAGACGAGCCGGTACATTTGGTCATCGGCATCGCGGCGGCGAGCGACGAGCACCTCCAGATCCTGCGCCGCCTGACGCGCGTGCTGGGCGACGAGGACCTCGTCGAGAAGCTGTGGGTGACCACGGACCCCGCCGACATCCAGGAAGCCCTGACCGGCGAGCGTCCGGCCACGGGGACGCCGCTGGGCGAAGGCACGCAGCCGCAGCAGGCCCAGCAGTTGCAGGTGGCCCCGGCCGCCGCCGCCGTACGGGCCGAGACGACCCCTGACGGCCTGCCCTACAGCGCGCAGGTCACGCTGCCCAACCCGCAGGGTATGCACGCCCGCCCCGCGACGATGCTCGCGGGCATCGTCAAGAAGTCGGGCGCGCGCGTGCGCCTGAGCAAGGGCGAGGGCAAGAGCGCCGACGCCACCAAGCTCATGGAAATGCTGAGCCTGGGCCTGACCCAGGGCACCCTGGTCACGGTGAGCAGCGACAACGAGGCCACCCTGAAGGCCGTGACCGACGCCATGCGCGCCGGGCTGGGCGACGACCTGAGCGCGCCCTCGGCCGCCGCGCAGGCCAAGCCCCAGCGCCGCGAACCCGACTGGGTGCCCGCGCAGGTGGGGGCCACCGTCGAGGGCGTCCCCGCCGCCGACGGGCTGGTCGTGGGTTACACCCGCCAGCACGCCCCGCGCGCCCTGGAAGTGCGCGACACCCCCGGCGGCGACCCGGTGACCGAGGCCGAGCGGCTCGACACCGCCCTGAGCGCGGCGCACACCGAACTCCTGAACCTGATCGACGACGTGCAGGCGCGCTTCGGGGCCGACAAGGCCGCCATCTTCCGCGCTCACCAGGAACTGCTGGCCGACGAGGGCACGGTGCAGGACGCCGTGGCGCGCATCCTCGACGGGCACGGCGCGGCCTGGGCCTACCAGCAGGCGACCGGCGAGCGTGTCGCGCAGCTCCAGAAGCTCGACGACCCCACGCTGGCCGCCCGCGCGGTGGACCTGAGCGACGTGCAGCGCCGCGTGCTGCGTCACCTGCTGGGGCTGGGCGAGGACCGCGTGGAGACCGGCGGTCCGGTCATCCTGCTGGCCCCCGACCTGACGCCCAGCGACACCGCCCGCCTGGGGCCGGACTCGCTGCTGGGCTTCGTGACCGCGCAGGGCGGCCCGACGAGCCACACCGCGATCATCGCGCGCGGGCTGGGCCTGCCGGCCGTGGTCGCGGCGGGCGCAGGCCTGCTCGACATTCCCGACGGCACGCACGCGATTCTGGACGGCGCGGCGGGGCGGCTGTACCTGAACCCCTCGGCCGCCGACGTGACGGGCGCGCAGGAACGCCAGGGCGTGCTGGCCCGTGAGCGCGAGGCCGCCCGCGCGGCCCGCCACGAACCCGGCGCGACCTCGGACGGCAAGCGGGTGGAAATCGCCGCGAACATCAACCGCGCGGCCGACGCCGCCGGGGCGCTCGACGCCGGGGCCGAGGGCGTGGGCCTGATGCGCACCGAGTTCCTGTTCCTGGAGCGCGACAGCGTGCCCACCGAAGACGAGCAGGAGCAGGAATACCGCGCGATGGCCGCCGCACTGGGCGAGCGCCCCCTGATCATCCGCACGCTGGACATCGGCGGCGACAAGGAAGTGCCCTACCTGGGGCTGGCCCGCGAGGACAACTCCTTCCTGGGCATCCGGGGCATCCGGCTGTGCTTCGAGCGGCCCGACCTGTTCCTGCCGCAGCTGCGGGCGGTGGCGCGCGTCGCCAAGGATCACCCGAACGTCCACCTCATGTTCCCGATGATCGCCACCCTCGAAGACTTCCGCCGGGCGCAGGCCATGTTCGACGAGGTCCGGCGCGAGCTGGACGTGCCGCGCATTCCGCTCGGCGTGATGATCGAGGTGCCCTCGGCGGCCCTGATCGCCGACGAGCTGGCGCAGGAAGTGGACTTCTTCAGCGTGGGCACGAACGACCTGACCCAGTACACCCTGGCGATGGACCGCCTGCACCCGCAGCTCGCCCGCCAGACCGACGCCATGCACCCGGCGGTCCTCAAGCTCATCAAGCTGACGGTGGACGCCGCCGAGCGCCACGGCAAGTGGGTCGGCGTGTGCGGCGGCGCGGCCGGCGACGAGGTAGGCGCGCTGATGCTCGCGGGCCTGGGCGTCAAGGAGCTGTCGGTGAGCACGCCGCAGGTGGCGACCGTCAAGGCCGCCCTGCGCCGCCGCAGCGCCGAGGAACTGCGCCGCCTGGCCGCCGAGGCCCTCGCGCAGCCCAATGCCGAGGCCGTGCGCGCGCTGGTGCGGGGCTAA
- a CDS encoding PTS mannitol transporter subunit IICBA, translated as MTTNSASTAGATSGKDRVQKFGRFLSAMVMPNIGAFIAWGLITALFIPTGWLPNANLGKLVSPMITYLLPLLIAYTGGRIVADHRGGVLGAIAAMGVIVGTDIPMFIGAMIMGPLGGWVIKQFDRNVQHRIAPGFEMLVNNFSAGIIGMLLAILGFFAIGPVVELFSKAVAAGVQFLVNVHLLPLVSLLIEPGKILFLNNAINHGILTPLGTAQAQETGKSIYFLLEANPGPGLGLLLAYWVFAKGSIKSSAPGAAIIHFLGGIHEVYFPYVLMRPILLLGVIAGGMSGVATLVALNGGLVSASSPGSIFAILALTPRGGYFANIAAVAVAAVVSFLVSAVFLRGASYTEDDLATAQAESRANKGVPAAAGAPALAAAGPAIGEGGAVRKVVFACDAGMGSSAMGATGFRKKVQAAGLPIEVTNTAIDAIPADADIVVTQQNLTSRARAKAPQARHVSIDNFIGNPIYDRMVTELQAAAEATQVPAPAVAAQTAPSTARAASGVAAAAAGTGAAVAVAPAPTQTVPQGKGDVLRRENIVLGLGSVPRDQAVTRAGDLLVKSGYVSADYVPAMLEREKVVSTYIGNGVAIPHGVGAAKAAIRTSGIVVTQYPDGVDFDGERAYLVIGIAGAGDEHLQILSRIADALEDEATVMRLARTRDADEIYRTFTA; from the coding sequence ATGACCACCAATTCTGCGAGCACTGCCGGGGCGACTTCGGGCAAGGACCGCGTCCAGAAGTTCGGACGCTTCCTGAGCGCGATGGTCATGCCCAACATCGGGGCGTTCATCGCCTGGGGCCTGATCACGGCCCTGTTCATCCCGACCGGCTGGCTGCCCAACGCCAACCTCGGCAAGCTCGTCAGCCCGATGATCACCTACCTGCTGCCCCTCCTGATCGCCTATACGGGCGGGCGCATCGTGGCCGACCACCGCGGCGGCGTGCTGGGGGCCATCGCGGCCATGGGCGTCATCGTGGGCACCGACATTCCCATGTTCATCGGGGCCATGATCATGGGTCCGCTGGGCGGCTGGGTCATCAAGCAGTTCGACCGCAACGTGCAGCACCGCATCGCCCCGGGCTTCGAGATGCTGGTCAACAACTTCTCGGCCGGCATCATCGGCATGCTGCTCGCGATCCTCGGCTTTTTCGCCATCGGGCCGGTCGTCGAACTGTTCAGCAAGGCCGTGGCCGCCGGCGTGCAGTTCCTGGTGAACGTACACCTGCTGCCGCTCGTGTCGCTGCTCATCGAACCCGGCAAGATCCTGTTCCTCAACAACGCCATCAACCACGGCATCCTGACGCCGCTGGGCACCGCGCAGGCGCAGGAAACCGGCAAGTCCATCTACTTCCTGCTCGAAGCCAACCCCGGCCCCGGCCTGGGCCTGCTGCTGGCCTACTGGGTCTTCGCCAAGGGCAGCATCAAGAGCTCGGCGCCCGGCGCGGCCATCATCCACTTCCTGGGCGGCATCCATGAGGTGTACTTCCCCTACGTCCTGATGCGCCCGATCCTGCTGCTGGGCGTCATCGCGGGCGGCATGTCCGGCGTGGCGACCCTGGTGGCCCTGAACGGCGGTCTGGTCTCGGCGTCCTCGCCCGGCAGCATCTTCGCCATCCTGGCCCTGACCCCGCGCGGCGGTTACTTCGCCAATATCGCGGCGGTGGCGGTGGCGGCCGTGGTGTCCTTCCTGGTGTCGGCGGTGTTCCTGCGCGGCGCCTCCTATACCGAAGACGATCTGGCCACCGCCCAGGCCGAGTCGCGCGCCAACAAGGGCGTGCCCGCGGCGGCCGGCGCTCCGGCCCTGGCCGCCGCCGGCCCCGCCATCGGTGAGGGCGGCGCGGTGCGCAAGGTGGTCTTCGCCTGCGACGCCGGCATGGGGTCGAGCGCGATGGGCGCCACCGGTTTCCGCAAGAAGGTGCAGGCCGCCGGCCTCCCCATCGAAGTGACGAACACCGCCATCGACGCGATTCCGGCCGACGCCGACATCGTGGTCACGCAGCAGAACCTCACCTCGCGCGCGCGCGCCAAGGCCCCGCAGGCCCGGCACGTGTCCATCGACAACTTCATCGGCAACCCCATCTACGACCGCATGGTCACCGAGCTTCAGGCCGCCGCCGAGGCGACCCAGGTGCCCGCGCCCGCCGTCGCCGCGCAGACCGCGCCCAGCACGGCGCGCGCCGCGTCGGGCGTGGCCGCCGCCGCTGCCGGAACGGGCGCGGCCGTCGCCGTGGCCCCCGCGCCGACCCAGACCGTGCCCCAGGGCAAGGGCGACGTGCTGCGCCGCGAGAACATCGTGCTGGGGCTGGGCAGCGTGCCGCGCGATCAGGCCGTGACCCGCGCGGGCGACCTGCTCGTGAAGTCGGGCTACGTCTCGGCCGACTACGTGCCCGCCATGCTGGAGCGAGAGAAGGTCGTGAGCACCTACATCGGCAACGGTGTCGCCATCCCGCACGGGGTGGGCGCGGCCAAGGCCGCCATCCGCACGAGCGGCATCGTGGTCACCCAGTACCCCGACGGCGTGGACTTCGACGGCGAGCGCGCCTACCTCGTCATCGGCATCGCCGGGGCGGGCGACGAGCACCTCCAGATCCTGTCGCGCATCGCCGACGCCCTGGAAGACGAGGCCACCGTGATGCGCCTGGCACGCACCCGGGACGCCGACGAGATCTACCGCACCTTCACCGCCTGA
- the tmk gene encoding dTMP kinase, with the protein MTPPAPGLFLTFEGPEGAGKSTQLAALVRRLRAAGHTVTETREPGGTLLGTEVRRVVLDPALEMGPLPEFLLYSASRAQLVAEVIRPALERGEVVVCDRYADSTLAYQGYGRGLDLGFLERVTQEATGGLRPDLTVLLDLDPALGLARAARRGQPDRLERADLAFHTRVREGFLALAAAEPGRVLVMDATRPENDLSADIWTAVAARRRPAPA; encoded by the coding sequence GTGACCCCTCCCGCACCGGGCCTCTTCCTGACCTTCGAGGGCCCGGAGGGCGCGGGCAAGAGCACCCAGCTCGCGGCGCTGGTGCGCCGGCTGCGCGCGGCGGGCCACACGGTCACCGAGACGCGCGAGCCGGGCGGCACCCTGCTGGGCACGGAGGTGCGCCGGGTGGTGCTGGACCCGGCGCTGGAGATGGGGCCGCTGCCCGAATTCCTCCTGTACTCGGCCAGCCGCGCCCAGCTCGTGGCCGAGGTGATCCGGCCGGCCCTGGAGCGCGGCGAGGTCGTGGTGTGCGACCGCTACGCCGACTCCACGCTGGCCTATCAGGGGTATGGGCGCGGGCTGGACCTGGGCTTTCTGGAGCGCGTGACGCAGGAGGCGACCGGCGGTCTGCGCCCCGACCTGACGGTCCTCCTCGACCTCGATCCGGCGCTGGGGCTGGCCCGCGCGGCCCGGCGCGGCCAGCCCGACCGGCTGGAGCGCGCCGACCTCGCCTTTCACACCCGCGTCCGTGAGGGGTTTCTGGCGCTGGCGGCCGCCGAGCCCGGGCGCGTTCTGGTAATGGACGCCACTCGGCCGGAAAACGACCTGTCGGCCGACATCTGGACTGCGGTCGCGGCGCGGCGGCGCCCCGCTCCTGCCTGA
- a CDS encoding Nif3-like dinuclear metal center hexameric protein has protein sequence MTASGISHTRGEVERDTLVRWLNEYLGVGRLPDPSLNGLQIQGTETVRRVAASVDTSINTLRAAADAGADLLLVHHGLFWGRPLALTGPHHERVRTAMMADLNLYAAHIPLDAHPEVGNNAMIAGALSLQNRVPFGDWQGHKIGVAGELPFEQSLQDFADRIQKLTGEICLVHGGGIPTVRRLGILSGSGAGSVPEAAAMGLDTLLTGEPEHKFFHEAFEYGVNVVYAGHYETEVFGVRALAARLEEEFGLPWQFLNFPTGL, from the coding sequence ATGACTGCTTCCGGCATTTCCCACACGCGCGGCGAGGTCGAACGCGACACGCTGGTGCGCTGGCTGAACGAATACCTGGGCGTGGGCCGCCTGCCCGACCCCAGCCTCAACGGGCTGCAGATTCAGGGCACCGAGACCGTGCGCCGGGTGGCCGCGAGCGTGGACACCAGCATCAACACCCTGCGGGCCGCCGCCGACGCGGGCGCCGACCTGCTGCTGGTCCACCACGGGCTGTTCTGGGGCCGCCCCCTGGCCCTGACCGGCCCGCACCACGAGCGCGTGCGTACGGCGATGATGGCCGACCTGAACCTCTACGCCGCCCACATTCCCCTCGACGCCCACCCCGAGGTCGGCAACAACGCCATGATCGCCGGCGCGCTGAGCCTCCAGAACCGCGTGCCCTTCGGCGACTGGCAGGGGCACAAGATCGGCGTGGCGGGCGAACTGCCCTTCGAGCAGAGCCTCCAGGACTTCGCCGACCGCATCCAGAAACTGACCGGCGAGATCTGCCTCGTCCACGGCGGAGGCATTCCGACCGTGCGCCGGCTGGGCATCCTGTCGGGCAGCGGCGCAGGCAGCGTGCCCGAGGCCGCCGCGATGGGCCTGGACACCCTGCTGACCGGCGAACCCGAGCACAAGTTCTTCCACGAGGCCTTCGAGTACGGCGTGAACGTGGTGTACGCCGGGCACTACGAGACCGAGGTCTTCGGCGTGCGGGCGCTGGCCGCCCGGCTGGAAGAGGAGTTCGGCCTGCCCTGGCAGTTCCTGAACTTCCCCACCGGCCTGTGA
- a CDS encoding PTS fructose-like transporter subunit IIB: MAKLVAVTACPTGIAHTFMAAEALRRAATGAGHELRAETQGSVGSGDTLTRAEIEAADAVILAADVKVDESRFAGKPVIRASTQDAIRNAPALIAQATGVGASPAAGSERTLQAASAPAPAAPAPAASTGPKNIVGITSCPTGIAHTFMAAEGLEGGAKSLGYNVKVETQGSVGAGNQLTAQDIAAADVVIIAADTNVNLDRFQGKRVYQTGTKPAIKDGAAVVRTALDQATLYGAATTAAAPVAGGDYVAQAAAAKNAKNAGVPSAYKHLMTGVSHMLPFVVAGGLLIALAFAFGGIRPPEGSFGAALLQIGGGTGAFGLFVPVLAGYIAYSIADRPGLAPGMIGGLLALGGGSGFLGGLIAGFLAGYVTRWLNQSIRLPRTLEGLKPTLLLPLLGTAITGLIMVYVVGKPVALALTAASNWLQGLGQTSAGALGAVIGAMMAFDMGGPINKAAYTFSTGLLTNQVYGPIAAAMVAGMTPPLALFFATLIFKNRFTTDEREAGKAAGVLGISFITEGAIPFAARDPLRVIPSLMIGSAAAGAISMASGCLLRAPHGGIFVLLIPNAVTNLPMYIVSLVVGTAVSTLLLGILKKPIVPIPEGSANVRSDAVATD, encoded by the coding sequence ATGGCTAAACTGGTCGCCGTCACCGCCTGTCCCACAGGCATCGCCCACACCTTCATGGCCGCCGAGGCGCTGCGGCGCGCGGCGACCGGGGCCGGACACGAGCTGCGCGCCGAGACGCAGGGCAGCGTCGGGTCGGGCGACACCCTCACCCGCGCCGAGATCGAGGCCGCCGACGCCGTGATCCTGGCCGCCGACGTGAAAGTCGACGAGTCGCGCTTCGCCGGCAAGCCGGTCATTCGTGCGAGCACGCAGGACGCCATCCGCAACGCCCCGGCGCTGATCGCCCAGGCGACCGGCGTGGGGGCGAGCCCGGCCGCCGGTTCCGAGCGGACCCTCCAGGCGGCTTCCGCGCCAGCCCCGGCGGCTCCCGCTCCGGCCGCCAGTACCGGCCCCAAGAACATCGTGGGCATCACGTCCTGCCCCACCGGTATCGCGCACACCTTCATGGCGGCCGAGGGCCTGGAAGGCGGCGCGAAGTCGCTCGGGTACAACGTCAAGGTCGAGACGCAGGGCAGCGTGGGCGCGGGCAACCAACTCACCGCGCAGGACATCGCGGCAGCCGACGTGGTTATCATCGCGGCCGATACCAACGTCAACCTCGACCGGTTTCAGGGCAAGCGCGTGTACCAGACCGGCACCAAGCCCGCCATCAAGGACGGGGCGGCGGTCGTGCGCACGGCGCTGGACCAGGCCACCCTGTACGGCGCGGCGACCACGGCGGCGGCCCCGGTGGCCGGCGGCGACTACGTGGCCCAGGCGGCGGCGGCCAAAAATGCCAAAAATGCGGGTGTGCCCAGCGCCTACAAGCACCTGATGACCGGCGTGTCCCACATGCTGCCCTTCGTGGTCGCGGGCGGCCTGCTGATCGCGCTGGCCTTCGCGTTCGGGGGCATCCGGCCACCGGAAGGGTCCTTCGGTGCGGCACTCCTCCAGATCGGGGGCGGTACCGGGGCCTTCGGGCTGTTCGTGCCGGTACTGGCTGGGTACATCGCCTATTCGATCGCCGACCGCCCTGGTCTCGCCCCGGGCATGATCGGCGGCCTGCTGGCCCTGGGCGGGGGTAGCGGCTTCCTGGGCGGGCTCATCGCGGGCTTCCTGGCGGGGTATGTCACGCGCTGGCTCAACCAGAGCATCCGGCTGCCGCGCACCCTCGAAGGCCTCAAGCCCACCCTGCTGCTGCCGCTGCTGGGCACCGCCATCACCGGCCTGATCATGGTGTACGTGGTGGGCAAGCCGGTCGCGCTCGCGCTGACTGCCGCCTCGAACTGGCTCCAGGGTCTGGGGCAGACCTCGGCGGGCGCGCTGGGCGCCGTCATCGGGGCCATGATGGCCTTCGACATGGGCGGACCGATCAACAAGGCGGCCTATACCTTCAGCACCGGCCTCCTGACCAACCAGGTCTACGGCCCGATCGCCGCCGCGATGGTCGCGGGCATGACGCCTCCCCTGGCGCTGTTCTTCGCCACCTTGATCTTCAAGAACCGCTTCACCACCGACGAGCGCGAAGCGGGCAAGGCGGCGGGCGTGCTGGGCATCTCGTTCATCACCGAAGGCGCGATTCCCTTCGCGGCGCGCGATCCCCTGCGGGTCATCCCCTCGCTGATGATCGGCTCGGCGGCGGCGGGCGCCATCAGCATGGCCTCGGGCTGCCTGCTGCGCGCCCCACACGGCGGCATCTTCGTGCTGCTCATCCCCAACGCCGTGACCAACCTGCCCATGTATATCGTGTCGCTGGTGGTCGGTACGGCGGTCAGCACCCTGCTGCTGGGCATCCTGAAAAAGCCCATCGTGCCGATTCCCGAAGGCAGCGCGAACGTGCGCAGCGACGCCGTGGCGACCGACTGA
- the pfkB gene encoding 1-phosphofructokinase, which translates to MTRVVTLTLNPALDMTVRVDGLRLGEVNGGQSLQTDAGGKGVNVASFLADWGRDEPGGLDVTATGLLGADNAAPFEALLRGKGITDAFVRVPGATRVGVKLSDHAAQETTDINLPGLSAAPEALAEVRARLRELATGGGVFVLAGSLPPGVPADLYAELVAELRAAGTYVALDTSGAALTSVLGAGVLPQLVKPNIHELEAALGRSLTGEAEVLAAARELLSRGAEVVAVSQGEQGALIVTAAGTVRALPPRVQVVSTVGAGDAMVAGLVASHLAGLSLPDAARRATSFSVGNITRLGAHLPPRAELDGYAAQVQVSAV; encoded by the coding sequence ATGACCCGAGTCGTGACCCTGACCCTGAACCCGGCGCTCGACATGACCGTGCGGGTGGACGGCCTGCGGCTGGGCGAGGTCAACGGCGGCCAGAGCCTCCAGACCGACGCGGGCGGCAAGGGCGTGAACGTCGCGTCCTTCCTGGCCGACTGGGGCCGGGATGAGCCGGGCGGCCTGGACGTGACGGCCACCGGCCTGCTGGGCGCGGACAACGCGGCCCCCTTCGAGGCGCTGCTGCGCGGGAAGGGGATCACGGACGCCTTCGTGCGGGTGCCGGGCGCGACGCGGGTCGGGGTCAAGCTCAGCGACCACGCGGCGCAGGAGACCACCGACATCAACCTGCCGGGCCTGAGCGCGGCGCCGGAGGCGTTGGCCGAGGTGCGCGCCCGCCTGCGCGAGCTGGCGACCGGGGGCGGCGTGTTCGTGCTCGCGGGCAGCCTGCCGCCGGGCGTCCCGGCGGACCTGTATGCCGAGCTGGTGGCCGAACTGCGCGCGGCCGGGACCTACGTGGCCCTGGACACGAGCGGCGCGGCGCTGACCTCGGTGCTGGGGGCAGGGGTGCTGCCGCAGCTCGTCAAGCCGAACATCCACGAGCTGGAGGCCGCGCTGGGCCGTTCCCTGACCGGCGAGGCCGAGGTGCTCGCGGCGGCCCGTGAGCTGCTGTCGCGCGGCGCGGAGGTCGTGGCAGTGTCGCAGGGAGAGCAGGGCGCATTGATCGTCACGGCGGCCGGGACCGTGCGCGCCCTGCCGCCGCGCGTGCAGGTCGTCTCGACCGTGGGCGCGGGCGACGCGATGGTGGCCGGGCTGGTCGCCTCGCACCTCGCCGGGCTGAGCCTGCCGGACGCCGCCCGCCGCGCCACGAGCTTCAGCGTGGGCAACATCACCCGACTGGGCGCGCACCTGCCGCCCCGCGCGGAGCTCGACGGCTACGCCGCGCAGGTGCAGGTGTCGGCCGTGTAA
- a CDS encoding PilT/PilU family type 4a pilus ATPase, with product MSVLNGLLSALVREGASDIHLRAGGPPAGRISGEIRRFGETRLAPEHVANFAREMMPRPEMWDTFLERREADFAYGLAGVARFRVNAYFQRGSVSLIMRVIEDKPIPTFAQLGLPEQTFNQLAEHERGLILVTGPTGSGKTTTLASLLDHVNATQAVNIVTLEDPIEVLHRDRKAMINQRELGIDTLSFSAGLRASMRQDPDIILIGEMRDKETVEAALSAAQTGHLVMSTLHTQDAIRTVGRIIDFFAPHERVTIRQSLSESVVGIVSQRLLPRVGGGRVMGMEVMLGTPTIRECIKDPERIDEIKQALLEGGMLGMRTFDQHLAELVTSGLITEETAVGAATSPHELRLLLMRRQFA from the coding sequence ATGAGCGTCCTCAACGGTTTGCTGTCGGCGCTGGTCCGGGAAGGGGCCAGCGATATTCACCTGCGTGCGGGTGGGCCGCCGGCCGGCCGCATCAGCGGCGAGATCCGGCGCTTCGGCGAGACCCGGCTGGCGCCCGAGCATGTCGCCAACTTCGCCCGCGAGATGATGCCCCGCCCCGAGATGTGGGACACCTTCCTCGAGCGCCGCGAGGCCGACTTCGCCTATGGGCTCGCGGGGGTGGCGCGCTTCCGCGTGAACGCCTATTTCCAGCGCGGCAGCGTGAGCCTGATCATGCGCGTGATCGAGGACAAGCCCATTCCGACCTTCGCGCAGCTGGGCCTGCCCGAGCAGACCTTCAACCAGCTCGCCGAGCACGAACGCGGCCTGATCCTGGTGACCGGCCCCACCGGCAGCGGCAAGACCACCACGCTGGCCAGTCTGCTCGACCACGTCAACGCCACGCAGGCCGTGAACATCGTGACCCTCGAAGACCCCATCGAGGTGCTGCACCGCGACCGCAAGGCCATGATCAACCAGCGCGAACTGGGGATCGATACCCTGAGCTTCTCGGCGGGGCTGCGCGCCAGCATGCGTCAGGACCCCGACATCATCCTCATCGGTGAGATGCGCGACAAGGAAACCGTCGAGGCGGCGCTCTCGGCCGCGCAGACCGGCCACCTCGTGATGAGCACGCTGCACACCCAGGACGCCATCCGCACCGTGGGGCGCATCATCGACTTCTTCGCGCCGCACGAGCGCGTGACCATCCGGCAGTCGCTCTCGGAGAGCGTGGTGGGCATCGTGAGCCAGCGCCTGCTGCCCAGGGTGGGCGGGGGCCGCGTCATGGGCATGGAGGTCATGCTGGGCACGCCGACCATCCGCGAGTGCATCAAGGACCCCGAGCGCATCGACGAGATCAAACAGGCCCTTCTGGAAGGCGGCATGCTGGGTATGCGGACCTTCGACCAACATCTCGCCGAACTCGTGACCTCCGGCCTGATCACCGAGGAGACGGCGGTCGGGGCCGCCACCAGCCCGCACGAACTGCGGCTGCTGCTCATGCGCCGGCAGTTCGCCTGA